The genomic segment AGGCCGGCAGGTGTTTGGTCTGCTGCAGACATAATATAATGTGGCAACCAATAAGAGTGCTAGTAGGGTCGGATAACTAACCTAACAAACCTCAAGGGAAGTAGAGCTAGTTGGGCTAAGCACAAGGGGTTAATCACCCCCAAAGACGAGCCGCAGCAGGAGCGCAAGAACCGGAGCGTCTGGCAAGTGTccaggtaaaatggctgccgagatCCCGCACCACAGGAGAGAGAGAAGCACAGGAGCAATgtgcccaagatggccgccgagatcacATGCGATCTTCCCCACCACCGGAGGATCGCAGAGCCCACAAGAAGCGGCGGTATAGGAAAGGTAGGTCAGAAAGAATCGGCGTGCAGGAGCGGCGCCAGCAAAGGGGAAGGGATGATAGTGGTGGGAATGCAGTTGGAAAAAATGGCCACAGGAAAGCCACACAAGGGAAAACCGGGGCCAAAGCAAAATGAAAAACAGGGTACAGAATAAGCACAGCACAAATAGGGTGCGGACTAAGCACAGCACAGAGCCCCTGGACTAAGGGGAAGCTCAGGGGTTAACAGTTTTGGCAAACCGATAAAGCCAATACAGACATTAAACGTCACTATACATAAGGAAAAAATGTACAGATGTTACttatctggtggcagcagcaaagaaagaggaggatccagAAGAGGAGCTGCCTGTTATAAGGGCTGACAGGGGAGGGTCCATGATTGTTATGGTCACATGTTTCTTATGtaaatttctttgctgctattggtggacagtaaaggaagagatggcaatatgagcctccgtgtcttgctgtaaaactgacttgttacttttattctctgggtcagtatgattacatgtATACCACATATGCTTAGTTTTttccaaatgtatttttttcagtattaaatctATGGCTATGGAGCTGTgttagggctaattttttgctggacaatctagtttttattgataacatgtTGGAGTGTGCACAACTGTTtgctcactttttattcaataacttattatttttttttttaacactttaataattcccctagggaacttgaacaagAAATTATCAGATTTCCTCAACAGAGTTTCAGGCAGGGTCTTCTTTGGAACATAGCTGCTGCATCCTCGGATCGTTCAGAAGGACCGAGCACCATCTGGGTACCCTGATCGCCACTAGGTTTTTAAGATTCCAGAtgttgtggtcacatttgaccatggcatctgaggagttaaaagtGTGAGACTGACGTTATTGTCAATTGCATACATTAGCCCTCGGTGTCTGCCGTTTAAAACAGCAAGCACTTAGTGGCTATAACACCTGCTGCGCTTgcgagtgggcgccatctttaaatatCCAACTCACAATGTACCgtatatttaaagggtttttctgagatattataactgatgacctttcctctggataggtcatcagtatctgatcggtgggggtctaatacccgggacctctgccgatcagctgtttgagagggcaccggtgctcctgtgagccctgtgcccttctctgtgcttttcctaggccaggtgatgtcacgttcattgatcaagtggccaaggcgcagctcagccccacagaagtgaatggggctgagcatgataccaagcacagccactatacaatgtacagagccGAGCTTGGTGAGCTGTAAGGAGGCCGTGGCACTACTGCGATCACTTCACTAAACATCCTTTTGAAAATGCCGGGAAACATTTCCTTAACTTTGGATAGTGTTTAGGCtggctgggggactgggtggttcatctaggacatggaatgtcCACGTGTGACTGCTGTCCAAACTACCGACTGTAAATAACAGACAGTTATGAATTAAATGAGTTGCTTAATAAGAAACAATTAGttatagtgcagtgcacaatactgttctgtttagcatactgtattgtgtgctaaaatgcatacattcatgtgcgcgagactgaaaaatgaacaagtaatatctccagctctagggtgggcccccaaaatcaattccactggtgggccctaggcaccccagtctgacactgggggtaagtataacctgaggggcccaggcattagcgggtcattataggggttggataacccctttaagtaaaggtGTATTTTATATTACATTACATCTGAGTTGTGCGTTATTCCTGGTGATGCCAAGGCGACATATTGTAGCTAAGAACAATCCCAAGAACTAGGGGGAAAAGGGGAATATTGACCATTATCATCTGATAATTGGTaatatttagcatttttttatACCAGTAACTTCAGATACTGCCATTATAATTTTTGATATTAATAAGCAATACAAACCATAATAACAATGATATCAATTTGATATTATTGTAATCATATCAACTAGCagaataaaagttatttaccCACATGATGAACCCAATTAAAAAAACACTGACAATTGCTATCATTTGGCTACCTCACCAAAAagatgtatgtaccccaaaatgctacaaataaATGAGCTCTCATATAGCTGCCTCGACCACAAATATGTTTAATCAATCAGTGTTAAGAAAGTCTAAGaaacacctggggggggggggggggcaaaaccaCTGCACCCCGCTGAATTTTTGGGGTTTAtagattccaaaatggggttatttctTTGGATTTTCCACTATAGTGGTACTTCAGGGGCATTGCAAATAGAATATGGAACCTGAAACCCATTCTTAGGGGTAGTCAAATAGTCAAGTCGAAGTAGAGAACCAAACAAGAAACACCGTACTAAAACACGAGATGGAGGGTGGTGAAAGGCAAGCAGAGGTCAATAATAGAAGCAATCCAAACACACACAGAACCGGAACCAGGAGCACAGCTAGGGAGTCAATGACTATGACTGGCACTGGTATAATGCCAGAAATGAGTTTAAATAGAGCACagagtcccaggatcagaacctgatcagTTATGACTCggcactccattagtcagaacagtagcacacaggaatatatcagctgagcaatcagcctaCTGATAGTTTCCTCCAGCACATGCCCGCTGTGGGGAGAAAgaacattgcatcctgttgctaatgTCGCatcaccagggatcatggattagGAGTGTGTCTCTCCCAGTGGAGTTGTGTCAAAGCTGGAGATCTTGCCGCTGGAGCCTagacaggtaagtttgtgacaTTATCCCTCCTCTTAAGAGTGGCCACTGGACCCTCAACATGGGAAGCAGGCTTAAATGGAAATTTTAAATGGAACTTCCTAATTAGGCAAGGAGCATGAACATCCCGAGTGGGCACCTATTTCTTAtcaggaccataccccttccaattGATTAAGTACTGCACTGAGCCTTAAACTTTCCGGGAGTCAAGAATTCCCTCCACCTCGTACTCAAGCTCACCCAGAACTACCATTGGGTCTGGAGGTTTAGGTGGACAAATCACAGGAGAAATTTATTTAAGCAATGACTTATGGAAGACCTCATGTATCCTGAGCGAGGAGGGCAACTGAAGACGAAAAGATATGGTCTAAAGAAACTTAGGCGCAAGTTTGCCAGATGTTACTCTGAGACACAGATTTTTTGTAGAAAGCCAGATGAGCTCACCCAAACACGTTGTTGGAAGTCAACATGAGTTTGATACAAGTTAATACACTTGGATGGACTTGGATGTGTTGATGGGGGAGCAATGGACTACTGTCATCCTGGTGTAAATAGCAATGTCAATAGGCCTAACATCTGAATAAGCCTGAACATCTTGTTTTCATCCTGTCGTAAACAGCATCTGTCATAAAAGCTGCAACAATAGCAATGTGAATAAGCTTGACATCTGAGTGATAAGAATGGAAATGAGATAGGGTTCCTGTTTCCCCTGTCCTGATGACTTGAAACCAGCCCCTGCGGTGTTATACACAATGGACTGCGCATTTGTAATGGTGTAGGCATCCTGTCGGCCCTAAAAGGTCTGATTCTCAAGGAAGTTTGGACGGACAGCTGTTGACATAGCTGAAACAATATGCCATGCCTCAGGCCCAAGGCAAACTAAAAGGACACCAGCGCCATCCGCAGGAAGGTGGCAGTTCCTGCATCAATATGAAGAAGTGGACTCAGATCAGATTACTGCAAGTTCATTGGACGAATGGTAATGAAGGAGGCCGGAAGATACTGGAGTAAGGGGTGGAATTGTGGGCGTGAATGTGGTTCGAtttgatatataatatacactagATCAATGATAGTTAGATATAGTTAGATATGTATTGATTGTTAGGAAGCTAGTACTAGTATGTTTATATTCTTTTCAAGTATAGGACATTGAAGGAAGGTTTGCTTTATACTCTGTTATCCATTTATCTTGTAACCTTTTACCTTACTTTTATTAATTAAATAAGCCATTGCTTAAATCCGGATTCCTCATCTTTCAAAGACATACAAGGATAGTCAGCAGAAACCCTTGGATACAACATTTGGCACCCCAGATGGGACCGTGGAAAACAGCACTCTACGAAGGACCCAGACGATTTGATTCTGCTTTATTCAGTTATTGAAAGATCAAGGAATATCCTGCATTGAGACCGGACCAAAACCTTTGCTAAGAAAGACAGAACAAGGGGAAGTATCATTGGTGGACAAGTAGCACGCTGGTTCGTGAATTCTAAGGAACACCTGAGACATCAACCTGAAGTTCGAGATTATACTGCATCAGTAAAAACGGACGCGTTTAATTGGTGAGTAGCAGTTCCTTTACTTGAATTGTATATATGCAATGTTATGTTATGTATGTTAGTAATAATCTATGCAGTTCAGGCCTGTGTATGTGTTGAATTGTTAAGTGTTGCCGGCAAATTAGGGTTAGTACCCTGTTGACTGGAGTACTCATAGGATCTAAAGGAAAAAACCAGACATCTCTGCGAAGAAAGTGAGGGAGAGTAAACTCTCTGAACCTCATGTTAAGGGGAAGTAGCCTTATGCTTCAATAGGAGATCACTCTTGGCCTGGATCTTGGATCTGTAGTTGATCAGGTATATGAGATACGGTCAGTCAAGGATAGGTAAATCACGAGACTCTGATAGTGGTTTTGGAGTGTGATTACCATAGGGAGGATTTTATGAAATCTTTGTCCCTGGTGTTGTTTGTTTTGTAATGAATTAGTATTTACtagttgcaatacatttgtggtatatttatttttctttgtgaatTGTCATTTACTGACTAGTAAGttagtggtattttgttctgttgTCTGTAGTAGTAAGTAAAATGGAAATTGTCGATAAATTTGTTGAAAAACATGCATCTGCTAGTTTTAAGATTTGTACAAACGATGCTTTAACACATCAGTTTAATGATATGATAAAGCAATGTGATGAGCAGAATGCGAATAGCAAACATAGAAAGTCaaataagaaaacaaagaaaGAGAAATTGGCTAATATGTTGTGCATGCTAATGAAAATGAAAGAGATTGCAGAGCAAAAGGAATTGCAGTGGTACTCTGAAAAGGCTCAGTTAAGGGGTGAGCTGGATAGAGTTGAACAGGGAATCACTGTGGCTATTGCTAGCGCTGAAAATGATGGTTGTGAGTGTGAAGATCTCAGAGAGGAAGTGGATAGGCTGGTTCAACAGAATTGTGATTTGGAGGATGAaatagaggagtatgaggaaagaTGTAGACTTAGAGATCTGAAAATTGCATCTTTAGAAGAGAAAGAAGAAAGGAATGATGATGTTGTAAAAGTACTTAAAGATCGATTGCATGATGTTGATAATCAACTGATTCATAAACAACATTGCAATATGACCTTGAGATCACAGGAAAGTGCTAATAATCATTGTTGTGGTGATCAAACACAGGTGTACAGTTCCCCTGAACAGGAGGAAAAAGATCGTAAATGGGGGGAGGAGCAGCCTATTTGCACTGCAGATGGGCCACaatcaaccccagatcatagttcCTCTCTATTTACTCCTGTGTCAGATGGAAGCAGACAAAGAAGAGATAGTTTGCATATTCATGGTAGCAATCGTATCCAATCCACAACACTATCTATACAGGATAAAACAAACCTATGCCAAATATTGGGGAAATTTGATACAAGTGCTTCACCCATTAATCTTTccaacaggctggaagctgtGGTTACGCAGTATAATCTGAACAATAGGGATGCATGTGCCTTATTTAGGGTATGGCTCCCTTCTCAGCTTTGTGAGAAGTTACAGCCTCCTGTGGGCACTCACAAAGGATTATCTGCAGAACTCAATTCCAACTGGGGAAATGCAAGTGATAGGCTGAAAGAGTTGCAGAGAGTAATGGGGGGAAGAGATATTAGAGGTACCAATGCCCTAGAGAATGCAAAATTAAGGAGAGGGGATGACCCAATCATTTTCTGTAGTGAGTATTTGACCCTATTTCGTGCTACATATAACTGTCCTGACATGCCTCCTGACGACAGCAGTTTTCTTTATTCAATGGCTAATAAATGCACATTTATTGACTACCCAACAAAGGTTGCCTTAAGGAACGCAAATTCCTATCAAGCCTTTCTAAATATTTTAAAGGACTGGATTCAGGAGACTTGTAATGACAACAAACCTCAGAAGAGAATATCAGAGATAGTTAAGAATGAAGGCAAAGTAAGATTTATGGGGAAGTGCTACAAATGTGGAAATACAGGTCATACTATGAGAGAATGCAGAAGTAATAGGAAAGGCAACAATGACAGAGCTTTTTTCCCAAGAAAACAGCAGCAAAAGCAAGGATTAGATAATGCAGCTGATGGAGTATCTCAGCCTCATGAAGCTACATTGTATGGTCCACTTTTGAAAGAAATCAGAAGGATAGGAAAAGCAATAGCGGAGTTGCCAGAGGAATTTAAGGCCCCACCACCAACAAATCCTTATGTAAAACCATAGGGATGTCAGGCCCCTGTGTTGTCCCTTGTGTGCCAGCTAGATAGGGACAAAGGCGGTAGACCACGTATCCAGGGTGCGGTAGGGGGCCATCGTACAAATATTTTAATGGATACGGGGGCAGCGGTAAGTTTGACGAATTTGGATTTGACCATGAACCCTAGAGGTAAAAGTATTTTTCTGAGAGGCTTCGGTGGACAATTGGTACCTTCTAGGCAATCTGTACCGGTAGCTATAAGCATGGGAAACCTAGGTGTGGAGCATAGTTTGTACTTGTCTCCAACACATGAGGGTACTATCATTGGATCAGATGTAATGAGGGAACATGGGCTCATTGTTGATCTGTGTAACTGGATGTTGTGGAAAGGATCACGATATAAAGGCTGCCTTAAAATGGTTACTGATAACTATGGAATTGCTGCGATCAAGGGTGCAGAGTCTCTAGACCCTGCTGCATTATTAAAAACAGAGGATAAACGATTGGCTGATATCTTGTGGCAACATAACAAAGTGTGGGCAACATCAAAAACTCAATGTGGCAAAGTGTCAAATATGATTGTGATGGTAGAAggcccagatccccctccccagagGCAATACAAGATACCACCTGAGTCAATTCCATATATCAAAAACACAATTGAGGAATTGCTGGTCCAAAATGTAATCAGGGAATGCCAGTCTACAAACAATGCGCCTTTATGGCCCGTTCGGAAACCAAATGGGTGGCGCCCTACGCTAGACTACAGGGCATTAAACAAGTGTACCCCTCCCGTTACAAATGTTGTCGCCAAAATGCCCGACATGATGACAACACTTAAGCCATCTTCCACGGTGTACTCATCAATAGACATCTCAAATGGGTATTTTTCAATTCCTATTCATCCTGATTGCCAATACAAATTTGCATTTACATTTCAAGGGAAACAATACACATTTTGTCGATTGCCACAGGGTTTCAAATCCAGTTCAACATACTTCCATAAATGCATGGTTGGAATATTGTTGTCATTTTCAGAGCCTGACTGTATTGTGCAATATGTGGATGACATATTGCTCCAAACTGACAACAAGGAAGAACACTACGTGTTACTAAATGAGTTGTTGAGACTTCTTGAAGAAGCAGGCCTTAAGCTAAATCCTATGAAGGCCCAGTTAATGAAGGAATCGGTGACATttttgggagtcatagtttcaaaaGGAGGGAGAATTCCTGACCCTAACAAGTGTGAAACTATACAGAAGTTGCCAAGGCCAAACACAAAAACAGCCCTTAGGCAGTTTTTAGGGATGGTTGGATTTTGTAGGGACTTCATAGAGGGATTTGCTGAGAAAGCTAAGCCGCTCTATGAACTCCTGAAAGGAGAGGCACGGGAAGCAGACCCCCTTGGGTGGATGCAAGAGCATGAGGGAGCGTTTGTTAGGCTGAAGATCAGCCTCACTCAGGCACCTGCTCTAAGCAATCCGAACCCAGATTTACCCTTTGCAATACAGGTAAATGCCTCCAAA from the Bufo bufo chromosome 2, aBufBuf1.1, whole genome shotgun sequence genome contains:
- the LOC120990761 gene encoding posterior protein-like — protein: MEIVDKFVEKHASASFKICTNDALTHQFNDMIKQCDEQNANSKHRKSNKKTKKEKLANMLCMLMKMKEIAEQKELQWYSEKAQLRGELDRVEQGITVAIASAENDGCECEDLREEVDRLVQQNCDLEDEIEEYEERCRLRDLKIASLEEKEERNDDVVKVLKDRLHDVDNQLIHKQHCNMTLRSQESANNHCYRKWGEEQPICTADGPQSTPDHSSSLFTPVSDGSRQRRDSLHIHGSNRIQSTTLSIQDKTNLCQILGKFDTSASPINLSNRLEAVVTQYNLNNRDACALFRVWLPSQLCEKLQPPVGTHKGLSAELNSNWGNASDRLKELQRVMGGRDIRGTNALENAKLRRGDDPIIFCSEYLTLFRATYNCPDMPPDDSSFLYSMANKCTFIDYPTKVALRNANSYQAFLNILKDWIQETCNDNKPQKRISEIVKNEGKVRFMGKCYKCGNTGHTMRECRSNRKGNNDRAFFPRKQQQKQGLDNAADGVSQPHEATLYGPLLKEIRRIGKAIAELPEEFKAPPPTNPYVKP